ACCAGCtaagctgcagagctgttcctCCAAGGATGTTACCCAGATGCTTTCCTAGCTCTCCTGACTTGTGCACACAACCAATCTGTCTGCCTGCTCTCCAATTAGGGCAGACACCTCTGCCAATCTCCAAGGCAGGACTGGACAGCACAGCCCAGACCTGCTCAGTCCCATCTCATCCACTTCATACCACCACCAAGAGATGGGAGGAACACGCTCTGATAAAAACGATGTCTCCTAGGAGTTCCTGGAGGCTTTTATTTACAGAAGCTATTTGTCAGACACtaaagcctcctcttctctatCTGATGCTGACTTGATTTCTCTAGTCTGGGAAACAAGATGCCAGTGTCAGGTCCAAGCTGTCTCCCTTCAAAGGGACATGGCTTCCCACTGTAGCGTGGCAGAAATGTCAAACTTGagatctctctctcttctggCTCAACAGCCAGCCTGGAAAGCAACTTGTCTGCAGTGCATGGGATCACTGGCTGCAGGAGAGTCCCATAGACCCGCAGACATTCCAGAGTGACATGGATGATGGTGTCAAGCCAGAGCTTCTCTGCAGGGTCTTTTCTGTCAAGTTTCCAAGGCCTGTGCCTCTGGAAGAAACCGTTGGTCTGCCTTACACACAGGGCAATGCATTCTAAAGCCTTGTAGATCTGGAAATCTTCAAAATAACCAGCTACCTGCAGAGGCAGAGAAGCCACAGCCACCACAAACTCATagtcctcagcagcagccctACCCAGGGCTTCTGGCTCCCTGTAATCCACAACCTTAGGAAAACAAGCCTCTGAGAAACACGGGTAAGTGTTGCTGGGGTTAATGCCAGGGGCTGTTGACCGATTCAGAAGTCCCCCAAGTGCATCTGCCAGTTCTGAATTCACAACCTTAACGACCTTCTCGTCATAATAGTCACAATCCCTCTCAGGAACACCCTGCCTTAGCAGGAAGTACCGAAATCCATCTACTGTGTATCGTTCATTGCAAGCAAAGGGATCAATCACATTGCCCAGGCTTTTGGACATCTTCTGCCCACGGACAGTCCAGTGGGAGTGCACAAATATTCGCTCAGGAGGGGACAGCCCAGCTGCCATCAGCAGCGCCGGCCAGTAGACAGCATGAAATTTGAGGATGTCCTTGCCCACCACATGGTGTGCAGCGGGCCACCACTCACTGTGCGTCTCAGGGTAGCCCAGAACACTCAAATAATTCACTAAGGCATCTACCCATACGTAAATAGTTTGC
The Lagopus muta isolate bLagMut1 chromosome 13, bLagMut1 primary, whole genome shotgun sequence genome window above contains:
- the LOC125699615 gene encoding LOW QUALITY PROTEIN: methionine--tRNA ligase, mitochondrial-like (The sequence of the model RefSeq protein was modified relative to this genomic sequence to represent the inferred CDS: inserted 4 bases in 2 codons), whose amino-acid sequence is MAPLIXRRSRTDLAPPPSPPRRTRGRSQAGFSLAAASPAFLPSALARGRSAPSSLWFRRRXMLRPPLRLPRPFRRAASTAGPGRRLLLSTPIFYANGPPHIGHLYSALLADALHRQRGLRGAGPSRLSTGTDEHGLKIQQAAAAAGTSPPELCARISALFHQAFTQAAISFTDFIRTSEPHHCQAVCHFWAALQERGALYKGTYEGWYCTAEEGFLPESQLTERVDAQGCTHKVSAESGHEVHWTKEENYMFKLSAFQDPLQKWLRDNPRAISPEPFYQRVLCWLGEDLPDLSISRERSRLQWGIPVPSDSTQTIYVWVDALVNYLSVLGYPETHSEWWPAAHHVVGKDILKFHAVYWPALLMAAGLSPPERIFVHSHWTVRGQKMSKSLGNVIDPFACNERYTVDGFRYFLLRQGVPERDCDYYDEKVVKVVNSELADALGGLLNRSTAPGINPSNTYPCFSEACFPKVVDYREPEALGRAAAEDYEFVVAVASLPLQVAGYFEDFQIYKALECIALCVRQTNGFFQRHRPWKLDRKDPAEKLWLDTIIHVTLECLRVYGTLLQPVIPCTADKLLSRLAVEPEEREISSLTFLPRYSGKPCPFEGRQLGPDTGILFPRLEKSSQHQIEKRRL